The nucleotide sequence CGGCCAGGACGCGGGACCCACGGCCTGGGTGGCCCTGGACGCCGACGTGGTGGCCGACCACGGCCGCGACCCCTTCAACAACTTCGGGGCGCCCTTGAGCGCACGGTTCCTCAAGGGGTTCGTGGACCTCTACGACCAGGCGAACGACGACTCCTTCTACGCCGCTCTGCCCGTGGATCTGCCGGTGCTGATCCTGGCGGGGGAGCAGGATCCTGTCGCCAACTTCGGCGAAGGCGCGTTCCACGTGGCCAATCGACTGCGGGACAGCGGCCATAACGACGTCCGCACCCGCGTCTTCCCCGAAGTCCGCCACGAGGTGCACAACGAGCCGCTGACTCGCGCCGAGGCCGAAGAGGAGATCCTCGGCTTCATCGCCCGAGTCACCGCGCGGAGCTGAAGGGCCGGGGGCCTCATGGCCGAGCCCGCTCCGGAAGAGGCTCCGGGGCGGGCTCGGTGCAGGAGCTGCGATGGTGTGCCGACTCCAGGGGACGGCTCAGTCGCCGAACGACTCCAGCAGCGCGAGCGCGGACTCCTTGCCGAGCTGGTTCGCGGCCAGAGGGCTGTCGCCGGTCAGCAGATTGCCGTCGCGGGTGGTCGCTCCGGACATGTCGTCGTTGACGATCTCGAGACCGGCGGCGGTGAGCTGCTCGCCCAGGTTCCACGGCATCTGCCCGGGGAGGTAGCCGATCTCGATGTTCGCCCCCAGGTCCAGGGAATCCGGGAAGGCGGTGATGCGGCGACCCGCGAAGGGGTTCTTCTCGCGGTCGACGCCCGCGGCCAGCAGGGCGGCGGGGCCGTGGCACAGGGTGATGATGAGCCGGTCCTGCTCCATGAAGAAGTCCAGTGCCGACCGCAGCTCGGGGCTGTCGGGCAGGCCCGTCATGGCGCCGTGGCCGCCGGGGATGAAGATCGCGGCGTAGTCGTCGAGCCCGTCAGCGATGACGTCCGCGAGCGCGCGCGGGGTCTTGAAGGACTCCTTGGTGGCCTCCCAGGTGCTGGCCACAGCCTGGTCCTGCGACGGGTAGGCCCACCACTCCAACTTGCCGGGCCCGCCCGTGAGCGTGGCGACGTCGATGCCGTAGCCGGCCTGGGCCATGTGGTGCAGCGGCAGCAGGGTCTCGACGGGGTGATTGCCGGTGGAGAAGAACGTCCCGTTGCGCATGCGCATGTAGCGCTCGTGGGCGGCGATCACCAGGACCTTCCAGCGGCCGCCGCGGTACTGCTCCTCGGTGGCAAGTCCGTCGAAGTCCGTGGTGGGAGCGGTGTACTGGGAAAGTGAGTACGGAGACGGGAAGAAGGCCCCGTCCTCCGCTGGGTCCTGCGTGGGCGTGCGGTCCTGCGTGGTCTCGGTCATCGGATTCCCTTCACGAGATTTCGTCAGTGCAGTCTGTCGTTGCGCACGCTACAGGCCTGCTCAGACGTCGCAGCGAGATCTCGAGCGCACCCGTGACCATTCCCTTCGTCGAGACCATCCGCCAGCGTCCGGTCATCGACGTGATGACAGGCGAGATCCATGACTGAACGACCGGCCGAGATCGAGCAGAGGCTGCAGGCGCGCAGGCTCGAGCGGGTGAGCGCCAACCCCGACGCCGCGCGCAAGGCGCTGGCAGCCGTGCTGGCTCACCACGGTCTGCGTGTTCGGCCGGTGGGCGGGGCGCACGTGAACACCGGCGCGGCCGCCGCTGCGTATGTGTCCGACGATGCCCTGGCGGAGTTCGACTGGATGCGACAGGTCCGCAACAGCACCGAGTACCCCGATATCTCTCGGGCGCTCGCCACGAAGCAGGACGTCCAGGAGGCCATCGCGGCTGCCTCGGCGACCGTGGCGGCATGCCCAGCCGCTGTGGATGTGTGAGCGGATCGCCGTGCTGTCCACTCCCGACGGACGCGGCGTCCTGGAGCTGTTCGAGTACATCCACCCGCCTGCCAGCCCCATGCCGCCGACCCAGCCGAACGACCTGGGCATGCACCGGGTCGCCTTCCAGGTCGACGATTTCGACGCCGCCCTGGAGAAGGCGGCCGCCCACGGCTGCCACCCGCTGCGCGGGGTGGCGGACTACCAGGGCGTCTACCGCCTGACGTACCTGCGCGGGCCCAGCGGCATCGTGGTGATGCTCGCCCAGGACATGCGCGGCGACTGAGGGTCTCCCGCCCGTCGGACGGGGTCCGTAGGCTGAGCCGGACCACGCGGTCCGCTACCACGGCACCTGCCGTTGATTCCGCGCCGGACCGACGACGCGCAGGAGGAAAACACCATGCTGAACTGGCTGTTCAAGGCACGACGGATGCGCGGCGACGCCCGCGCGGCCCAGCGCGGCCCCGAGGCCCTCGGCAAGCGGATGGGCCGCCGCGGCGCCCACCGGCTGCTGAGCCGGCTGCTGCGCTGAGCCCCGCGCCATGCGGGCCGCCTGATCACAGGCTGGTCTCCACCAGCGTCCTGCTGTCCTTGTGCCGGCGCAGACGGCTTCCCACCACCATGCGATTGATCGACGAGCGGCTCACGATCCCCACGGGGCGCGGTTCCTCGCCGTGCCGGAGGCGCTGAGCGCGCCGTAGACGCCGGCGGCCAGCTAGGTCCCGACGCAGCCCGCGATCTGGAAGCTCGTGGAGACGACCGTGACGCCGTGCTCACGGTCTCCGCAGACGCCCTCCACCGGGCAGCCGCAGGACTGCGCGGCTGAGATCCGGCTCACCTCGGGCGCGCGGGGGATCCGGAGCGTGGATACGGTGAAGGACAGCACCCTTCCTTCCCCCCCTGTCAGCGAGGTTCCCCGTGCCTTCTTCTGCGCCCGCCCAGGCGAGGCCCGCCGCCCGTCATCAGACCGCCTTCATCGCCGTGCTCGCGGTCGGCGCGGTGATCGGCGGCTTCCTGTTCGGCTTCGACATGTCGACCATGAACTCGGCGATCAACGGCATCGCGCCGTCGCTGGAGCTCAGCTCGTTCCAGACGGGGCTGATCACCTCGATCGCGATGATCGGGGCGGCTGCGGGTGCCTGGTTCTCGGGCGATGTCTCCGAGCGGATCGGGCGCACCCGGGTCATGACCCTGGCCGGCACCCTGATGCTCGCGGGCTCGGTTCTCACTCAGCTCGCCGACGGCTTCTGGCTGATCCTCGTCTTCCGCATCTGCACAGGCCTGGGCATCGGCGCCGCCAGCGCAGTGGTCCCGGCCTATGTCAGCGAGGTCTCCCCGCCGCGCATCCGCGGCACCATGGGCACTTTCTGGCAGATGGCGATCGTGCTCGGGCAGTTCCTGGGCCTGGTCTCCGGGTACCTGTTCGCCCGGGCCGCAGGCTCCGAATCGGCCCAGCTGTGGGGCATGGAGGCCTGGCGCTGGATGTTCGCCGTCGTCGCCGTCCTGGCGCTGTCCTACGTGCTGATCTCGCTGCGCCTGCCGCAGTCCCCGCCCGATGCCGTGCGCCTGGGCGATCACGACTCGGCCCGCGCCTTCATCGAGCGAGCCGGCGGCGACGACATCGAGGGCCGCTTCGAGCGCATCCGCGAGAAGCTCACGGACCGATCCGAGAGCGCGTCTCTGAAGGATCTGCGCGGCAGCCGGCTGGGGCTCCAAGGCATCGTGTGGCCCGGGATCCTGCTGGCCGCCTTCCAGCAGCTCGTGGGCATCAACGTCGTGAAGATGTACTCCAACACCATCTGGCAGTCGGTGGGCGTGCCCGTCGACGCCTCCTTCCAGGTCAGCATGCTCACCGCCGGGCTGAGCATCGCGGCCACGGTCGTGGCGATCCTGATCATGGACCGCGTCCCGCGCCGGAGCATGCTGATCGTCGGCGGCGCGTTCATGGTCGCCTCCATGGCCGCGATGGCCATCGCCTTCGCCCAGGGCGGCGGCGCCGAGGGCGCTCTGCCTCGCGGGGCTGCGCTCACAGCCCTGATCGGCATGAACGGCTTCGCGATCTCCTTCGGCATCACCTGGGGACCGGTCATGTGGCTCATGCTCGGCGAGCTGTTCGACTCGGACCTCCGCACCGTCGCCGTGGCCGTGTGCACGGCCGTGAACTGGCTGATGAACTGGCTGATCACGCTGACCTTCCCCGTCCTGGCGGGCATCGGCCTGGATCTGGCCTACGGTCTGTACACGGCCTTCGCGCTGCTGGGCGTGTGCTTCGTGTGGAAGTCCCTGCCCGAGACCAAGGGCAGGGCGATGGCCTGAGGCCGCTGGCGCAGGGCGCCGAGGAGGACGGGTGAGGTGCGGTGAGCTGGAGAGCTGAGGTGCGCGATCGGCTGCGCGAGGACGGGTGGACCATCCTGCAGCTGGCCGCCGCCGCGCTGATCGCCTTCCTGCTCGCCCGCTGGCTCGGGGGCCACTCGGAGCCGTTCTTCGCCCCGATCGCCGCAGTCGTGTCCCTGAACACGGATCTGGGCGAGCGCGGCCTCAACGCCCTGAAGCTGCTGCTGGGCGTCGTGCTCGGGATCGTGGTGGGGGAGCTGACCCTGCTGGTCGTCTCCGATCTGGCGCTCGCGCTGGGCATCGCGGTCCTCGTGTCGCTGAGCATCTCCACACTGGCCGGCGGCTCCCGGCTGCTCGTGGCCCAGGCAGCGGCCTCCGCCGTGCTGACCGTGTCGATCTCCGACGGCAGCGCCGGCCCTGAGCGGCTGATCGACGCCCTGATCGGGGCGGGAGTCGCGCTCGTGTTCACGCAGCTGCTGTTCACCCCGGATCCGCTCAAGCTGCTGCGAGCCGCGGAGTCTGAGGCCCTGTCGTCCGTTGGCTCCGGTCTGCGCCGGGCCGCCGAGGCCCTGGCGGGCGACGACGAGGCCGCGGCCGTCGACGCGCTCGCGGGCCTGCGCGAGACGCGCGACGACCTGGCCGATGTGGCCTCGGCGCGCGAGCGCAGCCAGCGCGTGGCCCGGCACTCGCTGACCCGCCGCTCCGGGAGGCGCCCCCTGGTGGTCATGACCGAGAACGCCGGTCATCTGGACCTGCTGGGCGATGACGCCATTATGGCCGTGCGCCTGGCGATCACCGCGGACCCGTCGTCCCGGGTGGCCCATGGCGCCTCCTTGAAGCGCTTCGCGGGATTGATCGAGCGCCTGGCTGAGGACCCCGCGAGCCGCAGCGCCCGCCAGGGCGTCGTCGACGACTTCCCGGCCGCGCTGTCCGAGCTGGACCCCGCTCGGCAGTGCGATCCCACCGTGCGGATGATCCGCCTCCTGGCCCTGGACGCGATGCTCTACGCGGGGGTGGAGCCCTCGGCGGCGCAGGCCGTGATCGACGGCGCCTCCGACGAGCCGTCGGTGGAGCGCGACCAGGATCCGAGCACGACCCTGCTGCGGCGCGTGCGCCGATCCATGCGCAGGGGGAGGATGGGGCCATGACCACGCCATCAGAGTCCTCCGCCCCGAGCCGCCGCCTCCTGATCACGGGTGCCACCGGCGGGATCGGGCTGCTGCTGGCCGAGCGGCTCAACGAGCAGGGCCCCGGCTACGAGATCATCCAGCACGGGCGCACGCCCAGGAACGAGGAGCAGGAGCGCGTGCTGCGCCCAGCGCAGATCACCGACCTGGACGAGATGCTGGCCCTGATGGACGGCGTGGACACCGTGGTGCACCTGGCGGGGGCATCGGCCCCGCAGGCCGAGTGGGACGACGTCCTGGACGCCAACATCGTGGGCACCCGCAGCGTGCTGGAAGCGGCCCGGCAGGCCGGGGTGCGCCGCGTGGTCTATGCGTCGTCCAATCACGCCTTCGGCATGTGGGACCGGAACGAGCAGTGGCCCGTGCTGCCCACCACGCTGCCTCGACCGGACTCGCTCTACGGGGTCTCCAAGGTCTTCGGCGAGGCGCTGGGCAGCTACTACCACGACGAGTTCGGCCTCGAGTTCATCGCCCTGCGCATCGGCTGGTACGCCCAGGATCCGCTGGAGGCCGACGACGAGCTGCTGCACGCCATGTGGCTCTCGCCCGACGACTGCGTCCAGGTGGTGCGCTGCGCGATCGAGGCGGATCGCAGCTTCGGGGCGTACTACGCGATCTCCGAGAACCCCAACCGGCGCTGGGACATCACGAACACCATGGTCGAGCTCGGCTACCGGCCGCAGGACTCCTGGACCCGCTTCACCGGCAGGTCCGAGGACGTGGTCGAAGGCGGAGCACCCGTCCGCGACACCTGGCCGTCGGGGTCCTGAGCGATGGGCGGATCTCAGCCCGGCCGGCTCAAGGCCATCCTGCTGCTCGTCATCTCCCTGCTGTTTGTGGCGGCCGGTGTCTTCGTCCTGCTCTTCGGTCCCGTGATGCTCGGCCTGGTCGTGATCGCCTTCTTCGGCGGCTGCGCGCTGATCGGGCTGACGCAGCTGCTGGGCACTGATCACCCCGCCACCCCGATCCTCATAGGGGTGGGATCCATCGGCATGGGCCTGGGGTGCCTGGCGATGCTGGCCGGCGGGCTGAGCGGTGGGCCGAGCGACGCGGGGGACTGGGTGATGGTCGCGATCATGCTGGTCGGTGCCCTGTTCTTCGGGGTCGGGGGAGTGCTGCTGATCCTGCTGCCGTTGCTTCGCCGCCGACGTTCGGTTCGACCGCAGGTGCCCTCTCCGGTGCTGCCCCTGGCAGAGGTCGAGGCGCGCCTGGAGGGGCGGCTCGCCCAGCTCGGCGGTGCGGGCGGAGGCTTCGGCGGCGGGGTCGGGGCCGGGATCCCCGGTGCCGTCGGAGGCCGCTCGGGAGGTGCGTTCGGTGCGCAGGTCGGCACCCGCCACCTCACGCACCTGGACGGGGCGCGGGCCCAGCTGCCGGTGGCGCTGGATCAGCAGCTGGTCCAGCACGTGCTGCGGGAGGTCTTCGGTGGTCGAGCCGAGTGGGGATGGGCCCCGGACCGACCGGTCGTGCTCATGACCGGCATGGCCGGTTCGGGTGCGGCAGGGATGAATCCCTGCGTCCTGCAGGTCGTGTGGTCGCAGCACGGCCTCGAAGCCACGGCCCATGCCCGGGAGGGGCTGATCGGGCAGCGCACGTGCGCCAAG is from Kocuria palustris and encodes:
- the hchA gene encoding glyoxalase III HchA encodes the protein MTETTQDRTPTQDPAEDGAFFPSPYSLSQYTAPTTDFDGLATEEQYRGGRWKVLVIAAHERYMRMRNGTFFSTGNHPVETLLPLHHMAQAGYGIDVATLTGGPGKLEWWAYPSQDQAVASTWEATKESFKTPRALADVIADGLDDYAAIFIPGGHGAMTGLPDSPELRSALDFFMEQDRLIITLCHGPAALLAAGVDREKNPFAGRRITAFPDSLDLGANIEIGYLPGQMPWNLGEQLTAAGLEIVNDDMSGATTRDGNLLTGDSPLAANQLGKESALALLESFGD
- a CDS encoding NAD-dependent epimerase/dehydratase family protein, encoding MTTPSESSAPSRRLLITGATGGIGLLLAERLNEQGPGYEIIQHGRTPRNEEQERVLRPAQITDLDEMLALMDGVDTVVHLAGASAPQAEWDDVLDANIVGTRSVLEAARQAGVRRVVYASSNHAFGMWDRNEQWPVLPTTLPRPDSLYGVSKVFGEALGSYYHDEFGLEFIALRIGWYAQDPLEADDELLHAMWLSPDDCVQVVRCAIEADRSFGAYYAISENPNRRWDITNTMVELGYRPQDSWTRFTGRSEDVVEGGAPVRDTWPSGS
- a CDS encoding sugar porter family MFS transporter, which gives rise to MPSSAPAQARPAARHQTAFIAVLAVGAVIGGFLFGFDMSTMNSAINGIAPSLELSSFQTGLITSIAMIGAAAGAWFSGDVSERIGRTRVMTLAGTLMLAGSVLTQLADGFWLILVFRICTGLGIGAASAVVPAYVSEVSPPRIRGTMGTFWQMAIVLGQFLGLVSGYLFARAAGSESAQLWGMEAWRWMFAVVAVLALSYVLISLRLPQSPPDAVRLGDHDSARAFIERAGGDDIEGRFERIREKLTDRSESASLKDLRGSRLGLQGIVWPGILLAAFQQLVGINVVKMYSNTIWQSVGVPVDASFQVSMLTAGLSIAATVVAILIMDRVPRRSMLIVGGAFMVASMAAMAIAFAQGGGAEGALPRGAALTALIGMNGFAISFGITWGPVMWLMLGELFDSDLRTVAVAVCTAVNWLMNWLITLTFPVLAGIGLDLAYGLYTAFALLGVCFVWKSLPETKGRAMA
- a CDS encoding FUSC family protein; its protein translation is MSWRAEVRDRLREDGWTILQLAAAALIAFLLARWLGGHSEPFFAPIAAVVSLNTDLGERGLNALKLLLGVVLGIVVGELTLLVVSDLALALGIAVLVSLSISTLAGGSRLLVAQAAASAVLTVSISDGSAGPERLIDALIGAGVALVFTQLLFTPDPLKLLRAAESEALSSVGSGLRRAAEALAGDDEAAAVDALAGLRETRDDLADVASARERSQRVARHSLTRRSGRRPLVVMTENAGHLDLLGDDAIMAVRLAITADPSSRVAHGASLKRFAGLIERLAEDPASRSARQGVVDDFPAALSELDPARQCDPTVRMIRLLALDAMLYAGVEPSAAQAVIDGASDEPSVERDQDPSTTLLRRVRRSMRRGRMGP